The Papio anubis isolate 15944 chromosome 2, Panubis1.0, whole genome shotgun sequence region CCCAGCCTAGGGGAAGCCTGGATTTGCCCCTCCCTGTAGGAGCTGGGGCTAGGGACCTCTTGAACTCTCTCAGCTGAGTCAGGGGACACCTCAGGCACTGGGACAGTTGGGCATTTGGAGGCCCATATGTGAATTCCTGCTCCTCATGCTGGAGTGCCTCccatttccttcccctctctccgtCATCCCAGAGGAACTTATGCATCATGTGTCTGGATGAAGCTAGGTCTGCAAGACTGTCTCCCCTGCAAGGCAGCTCATACTTGTACTGTATGTCCAGAAATTTcaggagagaaaaaagtaaaaatttttataaaaatgactgaaaagatTGATGGGAGAAGCAGCCCAGAGTTGGGGATGGTTCTTGTTAATGCCATCAGCATGGGAAAATGGGCAGCTGGGCAAGATGGGGACGCCTCCGATCCCTGGCTGTTCCCTATGGGGCTGAAGCTCTCCCAGCACACAAATCCCCAGGATCTAGCTGCTGAGCCTCCCAGGCCACTCTGGGCCCTGGCAGGCCCTAGAGCTGCAGCTGTGAATGGTACAGCTGTGTGTCCTTTCTGTCCCCCGGCTGTCCACTGTGCTGGAGTCTCCAGACTGTGAGGGTTAGATACATACAATAACAGGATGGGAGCTGGGGCTGAGTTGTCTCTAGGGGTGGCAAGCACTGAACATTCTGTCTTAGAGGTAAACCATGGATAAGAACAGTGCCTTATGATGGAGAGGCCCTTATTATCAGATCTAGGCAGGGACAGAAGGCCTCCCAGATAGGGGTtcgaagggaaagaaaaaaggagtaagAGTCTGAGGCAATAGCTCTTGGAAGGTTACTTGGCAGTGTGCatgtggtggtggcggtggtggggAGCTAGGGCAATGGGCTTCTCTATCCAGGTGGAGTTACCATGGACACAATCAAGTCCCTGTCTAACTTTGCAGTTGAACGTGATGAAGGGGCTGCACAAAGTGGCCTGACAAGAGCCCAGGAGTCATTCGTCAGAGAACTGCTTTATTGATACTGCGAGCCTGGGCTTGGCTGCCCACTCAAAGTGGTCCTGTAGAAAATACCTGGGAGCCGAAGCTGTTCTGGTCCAGAAGCAGTCACGGCCACAGCAGAGGGAAACAAATCCTGACAGGAACAGTCTTTCTGTGGATGGGCAGGGATGTGCAGCCCCAGGTCGGCTCCTGCATTTGCTGGGCCCCCAGAACATTTTTGGCAAATCCTTGCCTTGGCTCAGGGCTCTCGGCAACCAGTGTCAGATGTGAGGGCCGGCCCAGGAGCTGTGGCATCAGTGTCCCTGCAGCCACTTGCTTGGGGCTGCCAGCTGATGTACATTCTTACCTCAGATGAGGACCTGGACTGGCCGATGCCTCAGAGGCTCCAGGCCTGGCATAGTGGTTGTCTGGAGTTGGAACCAGGTAGCAAGAGTCCTGGGTAGTGTTGGCGAGAAACAGCAGAAGGCCATGGAAAGCCCCAGCaggccttcttccctctcctcagaGCAGTCAGGTGCCCTGGAGTAGCTGAGAGGATGTCAAGGGGGGCTcaggaggggaggtgccacactcaaGGTGGTCTGGAGTTACAGCGTCGAGGGAGCTGCCTCGAAGGTGATTAGACTGGATTCTGGGGCAGCCCCCTTCCCTGGGGGTGTAGGAGCTTTGTCTGAGGGCAGGGGGCTGTCTACCTTGGCCCCAGACTCCTCTTCATCATCATCCATGCTGGGCCAGACGGACTGGTCCTCCACTCTCTTCAGCCGCTCATTGAGTGCCTTCAGGGCCAGTTGCCTGGGGCCAGAGGAGAGAGGACAGGTCACTCTGGGTTTGGCCTTGGCTCATGCTCTCTGCCCTTCTGCAGCAGGCTGACTCCTCACCGTACCACCTAGACTCCTCCCCCAGAATCCCATGTTTCCCCTTCACCATGCAGAGCCTGGGGCTCCCCAGAGATTGGTTTAGGACCCACTCTGCCATCAGAATGATAACCCAAAGGCTCTAAGAGTCTTCCCTCCATAGCTGAGGCACCTCCAGGGTGAGAAGGTCAGCTGGGTGTCTGTCAGACTGCCCACCAGGCCAGCCACCAGGAATGGTTCTGAGAGAGGTATCTAAGGGTGGGTGGAACTAGTGCCCTAGGGCAGATGGGTGGAACGGCAAGTTTTGGAGTTTCCAGGAGTTTCTGCCTGGGTGCGGGCATCACATCCAAGGGAAGGGTTATTAATTCTCCCCATCTCCTGGTTAGGGGTATCTTGACCCTCCTGCCAAGGGTCAATGGGGAAGGCTGGAACTCAACACCTCCCTTGGCGCTCAGCCCAGGAAGCAGGGCCAACCTGGGTAAGTCTACCCATCCTAACTGACGCTAATATTCTCCCTCTCAGAAGAACCCCCAAAGCCACCAAGGCCCTTGTTAGAGCAGGGACTTCGAGGAGCCCTtgcaagaggagaaggagaaacagcCCACATGGGTAGGCACAGGCCAGAGCCTACTGCTTCCACAGGGTGTATCCTTAGGGGCCCCACTTTGAGGGCAGGTGGGAAAGTCCAACAGAAGAAGGTTTACACATGTGCTTGGGACCCTGGCTGACCAGAAGGTGGAGTGCCGCAGCTGCCAGGGAACCGTTTCAACAGTGACCACTGTGGACTcctatgcctcagcctctctgtgccACCAATGTGGGGACAGCTCGTGTAGCCTTTCAGGTTCCAGCTGAGAACCAAAATCTACACCATGCCAGGGAACATGACAAGAGAGGCAACAAGGACACGGGTGTAGAAAGCCCTAGCACACTTCCACCCTGCCCGTCAATCTCACATGTGACAAGTTGGCATAGACAGGACAGTCCTTCCCTGCTGCTACCCAGGCTCCCATCCTGGTGATGCCCTTGCCAGTTCCATCTAAAGCCTGCCAAGGCAGAGAGCGAGTGTCACACTAGTCACTTCCTCACAAGGACCAGAGAGACAGGAaaccctgcctccctctcctggtAGCCCTTTGGAGTTGGGCGTGGCCATGCAGTCAGATGTCAAAGTGGCTGGAGGAATAACCCCCACCCCCATGTAAGCTAACAACCATAAGGCTATGCCAAGAACCCGCCTCTtgaccctcccttcctccccaccaacCTGCTTTCCCCCCATCCATTTTCTTGGGCCTGGGCAGAGGTTTTTGAATGTCCAGCCAACCCTAATAATCCAACACCTCTCTGTGGAGGAGGGGTCCCCACTGGCCTGGCCCCACCTGAATAGCTCTGGGGGACAGTTCAATTCCTACCAGGCCCAGCTCTCCTGGCCCCAACTTTAATACCAGCTAAGGTTAAGAGAGACTTCTGTCCTTAAGGCTTATCACCTATAAAGACCCAAGCTCTAGAGCCCAGAATTATGCTCTACAGCATGCTGTATATACTTTTCAACACCTACCACACCTTGGGCCCATAGTGATCTGTGGCCCTTCCCCAGCTGGAACTCCTTCAAGAAAGGAATGTGTCCTACACTCAATTCCACAGCCCAGTGGAGAGTAAATACAGGGATAACTGCAGCTAAATTCATAGAGCTTTCTGCCACGACCCCATTCACAGGTGAGCAAAAGCAGGAGCCTTGGCAATGCAAAGGACAAAGCCCGCCCCAGATTTTACTACTCAAGTAATTGCCTCAAAACACTCAATAATAATGTTGGAAATGGAGCTGTGGATCTTGTGAAAGCTGGGACCACTTTGCTGGCTCCACAGATCTGGGAGAGAGAGTAAGAGCTGAATTTAAAAAGACCCCTCCTGCCCTGGCCAAAGTGCATTTAGTGAAGAATTCAGCTGGGACTCCTGATGCTGTGGATGGCTTGGTTTATAGATAATGAAAGGGTCATCGCCACTCCCTGGTGTAGTCAGCAGGCTCCCTCAGTGGGTCATGTTGCCTGTGTCTGGTTTTGGTGACACATGCCTGCTGGAGATGGAGGTAAATGTGGCAATACCCCAAGCTTCCCTCTCGATGAATAAGTGGCAGAGAAGCACAGCATCTGAGTTAAAGCCCAGGAAGAGGACATAGCATTTGGAAACTGGAGTGGCCCAGACCACCTTTCGAGGACCCCAGGCCTCCTTCCCTGTCCCTTCCTCACAGGGAAAGTACCAGCAGGTTGCTTCTGGCTCCCAGGCCCAATGTCTAGGATTCTGAGATTCTGAGGCAAGGCCAGGGTTCTGTGTACCTCCACTGGGCATTCACAGCACCAAAGGAAACTGCATTTCTTGAGACTTATTAGGTGGCCACAGTGGTGAGGAAAGTGCCTCGTGGACCCCAGACACCTAACTGCTGAGTTCCTCAAGGCCAaagactgattttatttttccagatctGCCCCAACACCTGACTGTAGGTCTCCACCTATGTACGGCAAACACCTCAACAGATGGTATGTGACTCGACCAGTATGCTCCTAGCTTGACAAGATTTTGGAAAATTTCACAGTACCTTCTCCGCTCCGCGTCTTGAGGGTCTGTGCCTGGCAGGCTGATGGTGATGGAGGATGGGGCACCCACATCGTAGCGCTTCACCGTCTTCTGGCATATCTTTACCTTCACCAGAAGGCCGTGCACCAAGTTCGCCAGCAACCCCACCACAGGCTGCAGGATCTCAGGGAAGAAAGTGGCGAATGCAAAATGGTCAGCCATGTCCCCTCGGCCCCGGCTGTGGCGCTGGTAGAAGCGAAGATACACCCAACTGGAGAGCAATCCGAAGCCATAGGAAGCCAGTGCTGGGCTCTGGAGCAGTGTGGCGAGCCGCAGCAGGAGCAGCAGTGCCAGCAGCAGCATGGGCATCACACTGACGCGCACCTGGGGCACTCGCAGGACCACACAGTCCCCCATGGTTTGCTTGAGTGCCACCAGGACACCACCTAGGAAGCCCAAGGCGCCGTGGATACGGACAGTGAACAAGTAGACCAGGTTGAAGGAAGCCATGTAGGTGAGGAGGTAGGCGAAGGCCCCCAGCAGCCCTACAGACACATTCACCACTGAGAAGAAGATGAGCAGCTCCAAGGCTCCCCAGAGGGGCTCCAGCAAACGCCCAGCCACCACCACCGTGGTCAGGCTGATGGCCACGTCCCACACATGCTGCTCCATCAGCCCATGGGTGGCCAGGGTCCAGATCCAGAAGTTGGGGGGAAAGAGGTAGCCCGGGGTGACCGCCAGGCAGCCTGTGTCCACGGCGAAGGAGAGCAGGTAGAGGAATAGTACCGCTGCACACAGAGCCTTCACCACCACGCTGGCGCTGGCCAGGATGGCCCCCaagtgctggcgggcgcctggcAGGGCACGTTGCATCTTCCCGGCGGCTGTAGACCTGAGGAAAGGGTCTGGTAGGCCAGGGGCCTCCCCGGGGCCTCGTCCCAGTCCGGCCCCGATGGGAGGCCCAGGCCCGGCCTAGTCACTGGCCTATGGCCCTGGTAAAGGATCCGCTTCCGATCGGGTGGGGCTCTGGTCCCGAGGGGCCGAGTCGGGCCTTGTCGCCGGGCCGCAGTGTAGGTCCCTCGCCCGGGACCTGAGGGAAGGCCCTGGACGGCTTCGGCACGCCCGCCTGCCCACCCTGTAGGCCCCGTGCCAGGCTAGCCTGGCTGGCGTTGATCTCAGGGCTGGGCCTCCTCCATCCACTCCGAGGCCTTTCGGTTCGCAAGGGGGCTGATGCCTAGTTCCGTACCCGAGTCAAGTCTGGTCAGCTCCCGCTGGGCCTGGCTCCTGGCTTCGACCGTACCTCTTTCTCGGGGGGCCGACAAACAGGGGTGCTGCGCCTGCGCGCCCCCGGCGGCAGCGGGCTGTTCTCTAAGCGCCTGTGTTCCGGCTCCTCTGCATGCTGGGATACGGAGTCCTTGGTTGCAGCCGGGGAAGAGTGGAACAGGGTTCTAGCTAGAACTACAAGTCCCAGGAGGCCATGCGCACGGATCGGTCCCGTCGTGGTGAGAGGGGACTGTGCTGGGACTTGTAGTTCTCAGGGACCGTTTCCGTCGGTTCTCAGGAGGTGGGAAGGGATGAATTAGCATCTCTAACCCCTGAAAGCGGCGGTGGGGGTTCGGGAAGTAACACAGCTCTAGCGCCCACACTTGCTAAATTCCCTGGGAAGAGTAGCTCTATTTGTGCATGTACCTCTGAGCGAGTGTGTCCTTGTCTGCTGGCGTGTGGGTGTGTGTCACTGTGTGAGAAACAGAACCTCCGTGGTCTGTTGAATGGGACCTGACCCAGGCTGGAACCCTTGCTCTGCCTTGGCGGCTGTGTGGCATTGGTTAAGTTCCTGAACCTTTTTGAAACTCAGTTTCATGGACCGTAAAATATAGATGATGACATGATCTTCCTGTCCTAATAAGTGGAAAGGGGTGTAAAATGCCAGTCCACCCTGGGTACTCAGCGAGTGTTGCCCATGTTGCCTTTGTTTGGTTTCTCCCACTTGGAAACATTTTTCGTTATTTCACGTTGCCTTTTTTCCAAGTGAGGTGGGCCTGGAGCACGAACCTAGGACTCCCTCCCGCACACGGACGAGGCTGGGCTGCCCTCAGTGACCCTCCTCCCCACTAGAGACTTCTGATCACTGCGGAGGAAGAGAGGTCTCTCCACAAGCCTGGGCCAGAAGTGTTCTGGCCTCACTTCACGCCACAGTGGCTTCTGACAGTGGTTGtgttctgtgtcttttttttttttttgtatattgagttacttaaaaaaaaaaaaactgtacatataggctggacatggtggctcatgcctgtaatcccagcactttgggagggcaaggcgggcggatcacctgaggtcgggagttcgagaccagcctgaccaacatggataaaccccgtctctactaaaaatacaaaattagccaggcatggtggcacatgcctgtaatcccagctactcgggaagctgaggcaggagaatcgcttgaacccgagaggcggaggttgtggtgagccgagatcgtgccattgcactccagcctgggcaacaagagtgaaactttgtctcaaaacaaaaagctgtacatataattaaaacaatttttgacaAAGTACTTTTATAAAGCACAGAATCCGTTCCTTTCAGCCACTGATTTCAGTGTGTGCCGAAGTGTGCATGGCCTACAGGTTACAAAGGGTGCTGATGCTTTTTTTTCTGGGGTCTGGGTTCTCACTGGTTGCCACATCAGGGTAAGGTTGCCAGTTTTAGCAAATCAAAATACAGGATGCTCAGTCAAATTTGAATtccagataaacaatgaataatcttTGAGTATAATCATGTCCCcccccccgcccttttttttttttttgagacagggtctagctttgtcccaggctggagtgcagtggcacaatcatagctcactgccacctcaaactcctggactgaagggatcctccagcctcagcctcctgattagctgggactacaagcacacactactgtgcccagctaatttttcaaaattttttattttgtagagacatgggCAGGGGCGGGGTGGCCAtcttacccagactggtcttgtaagctcaagcgatcctgctgcatcagcctcccaaagtgttgggattacaggcattagccactgtgcccagcccccagtTTTTCAGTATAGGTATGTCCCACACAATAGTTGAAACACGTCCATACTAAAAACTCGTTCAtgatctgaaattcaaaattgGGTGTTCTGTATTTTATCCGACCACCCTATCCAAGATTGCAGGGGCTGTTGCAGGCCATGGGAGCTGTCTTGGGGGTTGTGGATTAGACATTGCTCTGCAGCAGACCCCTGCAGAGGAGTGAGAAAAAAGTCCCCATCTTGGCTGAGGCCTGGAAGCCCCTTCATCTATTTAGCATCCAAGCCCCCCAACCCCTGGTGGCCAACTCCTCTCTAAAATCTTTGCTGGTTTTTAGCCTTCTCACCTGGGGGGAAAGGCTTTCTCCTCTTAGTTTGCTTATCTGTGGTATGGGGATACACTAGTACCCAccccagagattgtggtgaggACTCAGCCAGGTGAGTGCAGAGTGAGCAGAGTGTTGGGAGGAGAGAGAGCACTGCGGTGGGAAGGCAGGGACACGTGTTCTGGTGGTAACAGGTTATAATTCTTTCCACATGAGAAGATTGCGAGGGTCACACTGACCAGGGTGAAGATGAATTTGGGCCTAAGCTTGAGCAGATTCACAAAAACGAAGTTTGGCCTATGGCTCCATTTTAAGCAGCTGCGGCCTCAAGCTCCTCTGGGCCAGGAGGGAGCCGTTGCTGCGCTTGTGGTCATGGCTTCTTGGAATAACAGGACTGGGTCCTCCAACGCTCGGTAGGGACACTGGCCGGGTGCTCACTCATAGCTCTAGGCAGAGGACCTGTCCTGACCAGACTGCCAGATTCACCTCCCCACTAAACCAGCATCTCTGATCTGTCTTCTTCCCTCCAGGGTCCTGGCTTTCAGGCTCTGGGAgggtgttttgctttttttttttttctctgagacagtctcgctctgttgcccaggctggggtgtggtggcacaatcttggctcactgcaacctccgcctcttggggtcaagcaattatcctgcctcagcctcccaagtagctgggattacaccatgcctggctaatttttttgtatttttagtagagacagggtttcaccatgttggccaggctggtctcgaaaacctgacctccagtgatctgcccgcctcggcctcccaaagtgccaggattacaggcgtgagccaccgcacccagcctgtttggCTTGTCCTTAAAAGACAGCTTTTTGAGATGATATGAGACAAAGTATGTCAAGGGCCTGGCACCTGTTAACTGGTGGAAGCAAGTATCATGCCCTGTGGTTGCCAGGGACCTGGGCTACCATAGTCTTGACCCCCAGCAGAGCACTAAGTGAGACTTTGAGGTCTTGGCCAACTGTCTTCATAGCTACCCAGTCCTCACCCCCAGGCTGATACAGTGGATGGGAACCATTTGAAGTGAAAATATGAACATTATTTAATAACTGATCTTCTGTAATaaaccatttgaaaatattttacaaggaATCACACACACGGTATtttacaaagtttcttttttgtcGCTGTTGTTTTTCCAACTTGTCTGTACAAAATAGAACAACATAAAAagggcagagaaaaggaaatggccCCCTAGTCCCCCAACCCAAGGTGAGGGGCAGCCAGGTCGGGTGGGTAATGAAAAGGATTAGACCCAGCTGGGGGTTAGACAGCTACCTGATGGGgattgttttgtctgtttttctgttttttaaacttaaaatatatatttttctgtatatgtttatttttatattctccatTGAGCACCTGACTACACTACAGTTACACGCACGCCCCTGAAGGACACAGCTGGCATCCAGGCCGGGTGCACATGGACACCCACCCTGGCACCGGCAGTGGGCATGgaccatacacacacactgagaAAGCGACAAGCAACATGACATTAATTAACGAAGCCATTAATTAATGCATcaccctcccccctcctcccagtCCATCTGAGCCCCATCACTACATCCCCTTGCCCTCAGTTCCCCACtggcccccaggctggaatgccttTGGGGGAAATGACCAGAATGAATGGTGTGAAGAGCTgtgcccaggccccacctctgtgTGCGCacagagcgtgtgtgtgtgtgtgtgtgtgtgtgtgtgtgtgtgtgtgtgttcagcagGGGAGGGGCAGTTTGGCCTCCTATGAGCAGGGAGCGTCTTTGTGGAAGTGGGAGGGAGATAGGGAGTGGGCACTGGCCTGTGTGTGTAAGGGCCAGATTGGGGGAAGGATGGCCTAGCCAGGAGAGACCAAGTCACCCCTGCTAAGGCAAAGGGTGATGTCTGGTGGGGGTTCCTCTGCCGAAAGGTGCAGGCAGTGGCATGTGGTCCCACTGAGGGCCTGACACTAGTGAGAAATGATTACAATGCGCACTTGGAGAGGTGAGGGACACTTGGAGGACACTGGTGGTTAGGGGTGGGACAGAGGATTCTTCACCCCCTGCCCCAGCATTTGGGACTGTTTGACATTCAGCTTTAGAGATGGGAGGACCAGCCAGGCTGCAGCTCAGATTAGAGGCAGGTGGTAAGCAGGAGATGGAGTGTGCAGGTGCCAACCCTCCCACCAACCCCTCACCCTGTGTAAGGCTTTGtaagccccaccccaccccatagtgtgtgtgtttgtgtgtgtgcccaGTGGGGTATGTCTGAGTCCAGTTTCCATCCTCAAGGTTCCAGGTGTATATGGGGTAGTGTCTAAACTGGTATCACTGACTATCCTGACACCCAGTGGGTTTGGGGATGTGGCTGTAGGCCTGAAAGGGGGAGGAGCCCATGGGGGCTGCCCCAGAGCCTCTCTCCTGCTAGGATTTAGGCTGGGAGGCACAGGCTTCAAACTGGCCATCTCACCTTCCTCCACTATTATCTCACAGAAACCAAGTTTGGGCTTGGGTGGGGCAGAGAGGCCGGGTCAGGAGTCCAGCTGAGGCAGGGTCCCCCCGCACATGAGCCTCTAGGCAGGGCAGCAGCAGAGGCCTGGTTTTGGCACCAGTGCGTGTGGCCTCCCTGTCCCATCCCACTGGGGGGTAGCCCAGCAAGGAAGAAGGGTCTGGGGACACTTGAACAGTTCAGAGGTGAGACGTGATTTGGGTGCCAAAGACCTGCGGCATCCCGCTTTGGGACTCCCCATCCCAAGGCGCAGACCAGACTCTCAGGGCCTGGCCAGCTCAGGTCCTTCAGTGAGGGAGGGATTAGGCCCTAAGGTGGGGAGTGTAGGGCAGGAGGGTGGGAAAGGCGAAGAGGTcaggtggggtggggtagggggggGGCGGGGCGCTCAGAGGCGGCGAGAGGCGTGGAC contains the following coding sequences:
- the TMEM115 gene encoding transmembrane protein 115; the encoded protein is MQRALPGARQHLGAILASASVVVKALCAAVLFLYLLSFAVDTGCLAVTPGYLFPPNFWIWTLATHGLMEQHVWDVAISLTTVVVAGRLLEPLWGALELLIFFSVVNVSVGLLGAFAYLLTYMASFNLVYLFTVRIHGALGFLGGVLVALKQTMGDCVVLRVPQVRVSVMPMLLLALLLLLRLATLLQSPALASYGFGLLSSWVYLRFYQRHSRGRGDMADHFAFATFFPEILQPVVGLLANLVHGLLVKVKICQKTVKRYDVGAPSSITISLPGTDPQDAERRRQLALKALNERLKRVEDQSVWPSMDDDEEESGAKVDSPLPSDKAPTPPGKGAAPESSLITFEAAPSTL